The Anabaena sp. PCC 7108 region ATCGAAAATTCAAAATTGATGACCGTGATTAATATTCAATTCCGGCTTGAGCTTTAACACCTTGATCGCGGAAAGGATGCTTAACAAGCGTCATTTCAGTCACTAAATCTGCTTTTTCCATTAATTCTGGTGGTGCGCCTCTACCTGTAAGGATTACGTGTTTATCTGGTGGTTTTTGCTCTAAACCTGCTAAAACTTCTTCAATTTGTAAATAGCCTAATTTGAGAGCAATATTAATTTCATCCAGTAGTACTAATTTAAAGTCTGGGTTACGGATGAATTCTAGAGATTTTTCCCAAGCCATGCTGGCTTTATCGAGATCACGATCACGATCTTGAGTTTCCCAAGTGAAACCTTCACCCATTGCATGGAATTCTAATTGATCTGACCAATGACTGAAAGCTCGCTTTTCAGAAGGTTCCCAGGCTCCTTTGATGAATTGCACTATTGCTACTTTGTAGCCATGACCAAGCGATCGCATCACCATTCCCAAAGCCGCAGTGGTTTTACCCTTCCCATGACCAGTATTAACAATAATTAAGCCTTTTTCTGGTATGGCTTTAGCTATGCGTTGATCTTGTACTTCCTTACGTCGCTGCATCTTTTTGCGGTACTGTTCATCACTCAGGGATGATGACATGACCTCATCAATCAACCGCGAAATCTCTGGATCAGAATTTAATTCTTGGGGTGTGTCGTTTTTCATAAACTCTATTGATAAATAACTGTTACAACTAAGAGCATGAAGTATAATTTTTTTGCTTCGACAAATTCATTGAAATTGTCATTTCTTTGTCTCTAGTAATGTTACACTAAAGCTCATATGATTTTTGTTAACTGCGATAGCGTTCGCAGTAGCGTCTCGCAGAGATAGCGCGACCTAGTAATCGCTATGGTAGTATTGAAAGTGTGACCGCTTTAATCATTCAAAATTGTCAGAATTTATTTTTTTGGTAATTTTTAAACATAAGCACTAAGAAATACCAATTGGTTAATGGGTCATCTTCACCCAAAAGACCAACATCTTGGACTCTGACAATATCAATATTTGGGTTACGTCGCCACAATCCCCTCACAATAGTATTATCAAAATTTTCGTCAGCCAGCAGTTTCAACATACTTCCCGTTCTGCTTTCCTCGCCAGCAATCTATCACGCAACCCTTGGGGGTCAAACTTTGCCTCATTCATCCTGCGAATTTCCTGTGCTTGTTGTTGTCTTTGCTGTAGATACACTTCCACTTCTTGTTGATGATTGAGGTAGAAGGCAATGGTAGCATAGATATCAGCAAGTTTAAGGGATGGATAACGGTAAGCAATTTCTTCTGCTGTTGTTCCTTGTTTAAAAACAGCAATTACCGTATCTAGTGTTACACGAGTTTTGCCTATCCTAATCACGCCATCAGTGGTAAATTCCAATGGTGGGGGTTCGGATGTAATTCCTTCAGAGAGATTCACTAACGCTTGTGCCATAATTAATAACAAGTTAGTTATGTTTAATAATAGCAAATATTAGTTTAGATATACCTTTCGATTTGCTCTAATGGAAATACAAAACTAGATAACTCCCAAAGTATTCTCTTGAGAATTGCCGATAATTGATATAGCTAGATAACATTTTAGCAACTTCCGTACATTTGAATGCGATAACATTATATTCAGTGTATTTACTATTCAGGATTTCTCGAAAATGTCACAAAAGCCAGGTAAGAAAATTGCACCTATCCCCATGTCTAATAATGTTAGCGTGGTTGACTTAATTGATACCTATTTTACCGCTTACAACTCAGCCCGGTTACGGGAAGCCTGTCAACTGCTGACTAAGGAAGTGTTTCAAGAGGGTGTAACTGTAGGGGTTAGCCTTTCCGGGGCGATGACACCCGCAGGTTTTGGAGTTTCCGCCCTTGCGCCCCTGATTCGCAATGGTTTTATTGACTGGATGATTAGCACAGGTGCAAATCTTTACCATGATATGCACTATGGTTTAGGTTTTGAACTGTTTGCTGGTAGTCCATTTTTAGATGATGTTAAATTGCGGGAAGAAGGAACTATCAGAATTTATGACATTATTTTTGGTTACGATGTACTGCTAGAAACCGATGCTTTTATTCGCAAAGTTCTCCAAGCAGAACCTTTCCAAAAACGCATGGGAACAGCTGAGTTTCACCATTTGCTAGGTAAGTGCGTGTGGGAAATAGAAAAGCAATTGGGTGTCAAAAATTCTTGCTTATTAGCAACGGCTTATGAATGTGGCGTACCTATTTACACTTCTTCTCCTGGTGATAGTTCCATAGGTATGAATGTGGCAGCTTTGGCGTTAGAAGGTTCAAAGTTGGTGATAGATCCCTCTATTGACGTAAATGAAACAGCAGCTATCGTCTATGGGGCGCGAGAAAAGGACGGTACAAGTGCAGCGGTAATTATTGGTGGTGGTAGTCCTAAGAACTTTTTATTACAAACACAACCGCAACTTCACGAGGTTTTAGGATTGGAAGAACGAGGACATGATTTCTTTGTGCAGTTTACCGATGCACGTCCTGATACCGGTGGGTTATCCGGTGCGACTCCCGCAGAAGCTGTGAGTTGGGGTAAGATTGACCCAGATGAGTTGCCTAGTGCGATCGTTTGTTATACCGATAGTACGATCGCTCTCCCATTGGTGACAGCCTATGTTCTCAATCAGTGTCAACCTCGTACTTTGAAGCGGTTGTATGATCAACGGGAAGCATTGTTAGATACTTTGCAAAAAGATTATTTAGCGGCTAAAGACAAGCCGGTTGTTAAGGAAGAAGGGACTGAGGAAGTAGCGACTTATCCTTGCGGTACACCTGTGAAACGTTAAGGTTTTACTTTCATACTTAGTAGAGTCTGTCACTTTTAATAGCCAGTAAGTTATCGAGTTTGACGCACTCTACTATGCAAAAGCACCTAAAACGCTTTTCATTACCACTGCTTGTGCATAAATAATTTTGGATAATTACTTGTTGCCTGTTGAAAATGAGGTGAAGAATGGAACTGGTTTGGCTTGAGTTGAATGGCTACAAAAGGTTTGCAGAATTGTCGAAGATGCACGTGGGAGGCAAACTTGTCGCTGTCGTCGGACCAAACGAAGCAGGAAAAACTTCTTTGCTGCGTGGATTATTTCACTTTAACAATGTAAATGCTTTTGTTCGTGATGGTGCTTCGCAGGAAATCACTCGTGGTAAGAACTTAGATGATGAGCAGATAGTTGTGGAGTTTACGTTTGCAATAGAAGATGATGATCGTTCTCAGCTATCTAGCGAAGTTGCCGAGGCAAAAAATGCGAGATGGTTTGCAGTCCGTAAAACAGTTTCAGGAAAAATTATCACTGAGATCAAAGATTGCCCTAAACGAGACCTTACACTTCGGCATAAATTAGCCAGCAAACTAAAAGAAGTAGCCGATTTAAATGAAATATTTTTAAACGATGACATTGCTATAGTTTTAAATTCCGAAGATGAATCACTTAATAGTAGACAACTGAGCATTCTTCGCAATATTGTGAACTCCGCCGATCAAGGTAATGATATAGTTCGGAGTTTTGCTACGCAGCTATCAGAGCTAATTGCATATGAGGAACGTGATCATCCAGAAAACATAGCAAAGAAAATACTATTGGCACGTTGTCCTAAAGTATTACTCTTCAAAGATCAAGACCGAGATCTTTTACCAGACTATGATTTAAACAGTTTCTACAAATCAGAACAACAGAAAATACAATCATTGCAGCCTATACCACCTGCACTTAAGAATCTAGTAAATACTGCAAATTTAGATTTAGAAGAGTTGTATAAAGCGCAATCTAGACAGGATCGAGGTTGCATTCGGACAATTCTAGATAAAGCGAACTCAATACTTAGTCAACGAATACAAGATACATGGAAGCAATCAAAACTTTCAGTAAATGTTGATTTAGATCAATGGCGACTCACAATTCTTATCAAATCTGAGAACGGCGACTATGTAAAAATTGCTGAACGGAGCGACGGTCTAAGGCAATTTGTAGCACTTCTAATGTTTCTTTCACAAGAACCAAATATGAGCGTAGCACCAATAGTGTTAATTGATGAGGCCGAGAAGCATTTGCACTATGATGCACAAGCAGATCTCATCCAAATGTTTACTCGACAAGATGCTGCATCAAAGATAATTTACACGACACATTCAATTGGTTGTCTACCAGAGGATCTTGGAGCAGTAAGGATGATTGCTGCCGAGGAACCCCATAGCAAAATCATCAATTGGTTCTGGGATAGTGACGTACCAGGTTTTTCAACCCTTCTATTCGCAATGGGTGCGAATACCTTAGCATTTATACTTATGAGATACGCCATCATTGCTGAAGGTGCAGCAGATATGATTCTCGTGCCTGCTCTTCTCAAGAATGTCCTGGGAAAAGACGAATTAGGATTTCAAGTGGCACCTGGTTTATCAAGTGTCAACAGTGAAGGTATTGCGATAATCAACAACCAATCTCCCAGGACAGCTTATCTAGTAGATACAGATGAAGGTGGTAAAAAAATTCGGGGGCAGATAATTGCTGCGGGTGTACCACAGGAGCGAGTTATTGATCTACCAAGCATTCATGGCTTGGGTACGGTTACAGCAATTGAAGATTTTGTTGATCCAAAGTCTTATGTAAAAGCCGTTAATGAAGAACTAAAACTTTCATATGGAGATAATTTTCAAGTAACAATTGCCGATATTGATGGTCCAAATGTATCGAAATTACTGGAAATATGGTGTAAAAAAAAGAAAATTAAGGCTCCAAGTAAAAGAGCAGTAGCATACCGTATGATTGAGGGTCAATATGATTATCAATTAGTTCGGAGCGATGCAGCCCAACAACTTTGCGAATTGTACCAATCTTTAAACAAAGCATTAGGTTTGAAGTAGATACAGCGGTTTGCATAGTTGGAAGGTACACATCTAGCCGTCAAGAGTCCTACACCACAAGAGTTTCATTATTTAAGCTTGTACCTCCTAACGGCGAAATCCGCTGTATCTAAGATAATTGACCTTAAAGCTCTTTCTGGTTTCCTCTTTAGTGATTAGATAGACTGTCTCGATTAACTGCGGAGCCTGACTACCAAACAGATAGCCAGCAGAATCACTGCGGGTAATGGTGGGTATCGTAAAAATCAACTGAGCGCGATAACACTGGCAATGCTTTCAGCAATCATTTGATAATCTTGATCTCTCATCATATTACTTTTTAAATTTTAATTTATTTAAATAAATAAATATCATTAGGTTTTACTTTATAATACTCTCGCATTTCTTCCAGTAAGTTAATTTCATCCGTATTTTTAGCTTTCCCCAGTAAACTGCTGAAAGTTATAATATCAGGATATAATTGCAGTTTTTCGTTATTACTTATATTTTGAATAAGTTCCAAACCTTCTTCCACTTTATTAACTTTTTTTATCAAAGTATTAAGTGTTATGTCATTAGGTTTGATCTTCAATTGGCTGAACTGCTGCGTTAAGCATTTTGAGTATTGTTGATTTCCCTGAACCGTTTTTACCAATCAAAACATTCACGTCTTGATTCAGTGTCCAGGAAAAGTTATTTCCCCACAGATTTTTAATTTCAACTTTTCTTATATACATAGTTTTTTAGTTTATGAAGGTATTCCAAATGTTGGTTAAGAAATTTCAGTTTGTATATTTTTTACAAAATGTCGCTTTATCCTAGTATTTAATACTACATCAAAGTTACAATTAAATCAATTTCCAAATAAATTTGACCTTTATCTCCAAATCTGCCCTCAATCATATTCTGCCACTAACTCCTGTTTCATTAATGCCAAAAATATGATGTATGACATGAGGATATTTTTCTCTGGCCATTTTACTGGCTACTTCTTGATCTTGATCAATAAAATAATCACCGCTATCAGGTTCAATGGCAATATACCAACCATAGTATTTATCTAATATCTCTGGTTTTAAACGCTTAAAAATCACCCAACAACGTTCATAAAATGCCTGTCTTCTAGCTTTTTCTTGAGCTTTTCTTTCTTCTGTCCACTGAATTTCGGGAAATACTCGACCACGCCGTACAACTCTTTGGGGTGTAGATTGTGTCATTATTGATCACCTGCTTAAAGTTAATTATCTATCTTAGCATATTGGGGTAAATTGACCACTTTTTTTAAGATAATAAGCAGTATAATAATAAAAGATATTAAGGAGTTTAGATAGTCCATGCCAACGATCAAACAGAGATTTACTGTCATTATTGAAAAAGAAGATAATGGGTATGTTTCCCTTTGTCCAGAATTAGATATTGCTAGTCAGGGAGACAGCATAGAGGAAGCAAAAGATAATTTAAAAGAAGCAATTGAATTATTTTTAGAGTTGGCTTCACCTCCAGAAATCAAAAATCGTCTTAAAAGTGAAATTTTTATTACTAATTTAGAGGTTTCTATTGGGTAAATTACGAGTATTTTCAGGGAAAGAAATCTGTAAAATTTTAGAGGATAACGGCTTTATACAAATTAGACAAAAAGGAAGTCATATTGTTATGCAAAAACAAATAGAAGACTCTACTCTGACTGCTATTGTACCTAATCACTCATCTGTTAAATTTGGTACATTAATGTCAATTATTCGTCAATCTCAATTACCTCGTTCTTTATTTGAATAATAACCCAAGTCGCTAATAATCTAATTGAAGCTGGTAATGGGTAATTGATTATAAAATCCTAATTGTAATCCTGTTAATCCTTAAATCCTGGAAATCCTGATTCAGACAATTTCCTGAACCCTACAAAAAAACACCCATCCAGTTGTTGATCTGAATGGGTATTAATCAAATAAAATCTGCAATTCAATTATCAAACATTCCCGTAAACAGGAATAGCTGCACCTCGGATATCTTTAGCAGCTTCTGAAACTAAAAAGCAGATAACTTGGGCGATAGATTCTGGTTTTACCCACTTATCAGCGTTTTCTGCACCCATAGCTTTCTGGTTGGTGGGGGTATCAATGACACTAGGGAGAACAGTATTGGCGGTGATATTAGTTCCTTTGGTTTCATCAGCTATAGCTTTCGTTAAAGCTATCACACCAGCTTTAGCCGCAGAGTAAGCGGCTAATTTTCCCGCAGGTTCAGCACCAGCACGAGAACTGACCGTAACAATGCGCCCATAGCCGTGTTCTAGCATACTTCTCAGGCTATATTTACAAGTTAAAAAAGTTGTATTTAGGTTTAACTCAAATTCCCTTTTCCAACTGTAATAACTATATTCGTGGGTTTTCCCCATTGAAAATCCACCCACGAGATGAATTAACACATCAACCCTTCCTATGCGGCTGATCACATTTTCTACCGAAGCTTCTTCCTCCAAATTAGCAGGGATAAAGTGAATTCTGGTAAAATCTTCAGGTGGAATAATGTCTTTCAGATGTTCTACATCTTTAGAGTGATGATAAGGAATTGTCACCTCTGCACCTTGAGCGAGAACTGCTGGCGTTACGCCTAAACCCAGTCCACCAGTACCGCCTGTAAGTAAAACTTTTTTGCCTTTCATTAAAGATGCACTCCTGAAAGCACTCATGATTTACGATAGCGTCATAGGAGGAATCTGACATCTCACCTAAGGACTGACACATCACAGGTAGTTTCTGGAGGCACTATTACCAATTACAAATTAGTAATTATTCCGTCATCATCTATCCAATAAACTTTCACATAAGTCGTCCAAATTTTTTCTAACATCCTGCACAGAAATTACACCCATCTGACTCACAATGCAAATTAGCCAAAGTCTCCATACAGCCATACTTGTCACCGACTTAGAACGTTCAGAAAACTTTTATGGTAAAGTATTAGGATTAGCAAAAATAGACCGCACCCTTAAATAT contains the following coding sequences:
- the cobO gene encoding cob(I)yrinic acid a,c-diamide adenosyltransferase, whose protein sequence is MKNDTPQELNSDPEISRLIDEVMSSSLSDEQYRKKMQRRKEVQDQRIAKAIPEKGLIIVNTGHGKGKTTAALGMVMRSLGHGYKVAIVQFIKGAWEPSEKRAFSHWSDQLEFHAMGEGFTWETQDRDRDLDKASMAWEKSLEFIRNPDFKLVLLDEINIALKLGYLQIEEVLAGLEQKPPDKHVILTGRGAPPELMEKADLVTEMTLVKHPFRDQGVKAQAGIEY
- a CDS encoding DUF433 domain-containing protein codes for the protein MAQALVNLSEGITSEPPPLEFTTDGVIRIGKTRVTLDTVIAVFKQGTTAEEIAYRYPSLKLADIYATIAFYLNHQQEVEVYLQQRQQQAQEIRRMNEAKFDPQGLRDRLLARKAEREVC
- the speY gene encoding deoxyhypusine synthase, which gives rise to MSQKPGKKIAPIPMSNNVSVVDLIDTYFTAYNSARLREACQLLTKEVFQEGVTVGVSLSGAMTPAGFGVSALAPLIRNGFIDWMISTGANLYHDMHYGLGFELFAGSPFLDDVKLREEGTIRIYDIIFGYDVLLETDAFIRKVLQAEPFQKRMGTAEFHHLLGKCVWEIEKQLGVKNSCLLATAYECGVPIYTSSPGDSSIGMNVAALALEGSKLVIDPSIDVNETAAIVYGAREKDGTSAAVIIGGGSPKNFLLQTQPQLHEVLGLEERGHDFFVQFTDARPDTGGLSGATPAEAVSWGKIDPDELPSAIVCYTDSTIALPLVTAYVLNQCQPRTLKRLYDQREALLDTLQKDYLAAKDKPVVKEEGTEEVATYPCGTPVKR
- a CDS encoding AAA family ATPase, with translation MELVWLELNGYKRFAELSKMHVGGKLVAVVGPNEAGKTSLLRGLFHFNNVNAFVRDGASQEITRGKNLDDEQIVVEFTFAIEDDDRSQLSSEVAEAKNARWFAVRKTVSGKIITEIKDCPKRDLTLRHKLASKLKEVADLNEIFLNDDIAIVLNSEDESLNSRQLSILRNIVNSADQGNDIVRSFATQLSELIAYEERDHPENIAKKILLARCPKVLLFKDQDRDLLPDYDLNSFYKSEQQKIQSLQPIPPALKNLVNTANLDLEELYKAQSRQDRGCIRTILDKANSILSQRIQDTWKQSKLSVNVDLDQWRLTILIKSENGDYVKIAERSDGLRQFVALLMFLSQEPNMSVAPIVLIDEAEKHLHYDAQADLIQMFTRQDAASKIIYTTHSIGCLPEDLGAVRMIAAEEPHSKIINWFWDSDVPGFSTLLFAMGANTLAFILMRYAIIAEGAADMILVPALLKNVLGKDELGFQVAPGLSSVNSEGIAIINNQSPRTAYLVDTDEGGKKIRGQIIAAGVPQERVIDLPSIHGLGTVTAIEDFVDPKSYVKAVNEELKLSYGDNFQVTIADIDGPNVSKLLEIWCKKKKIKAPSKRAVAYRMIEGQYDYQLVRSDAAQQLCELYQSLNKALGLK
- a CDS encoding AAA family ATPase: MYIRKVEIKNLWGNNFSWTLNQDVNVLIGKNGSGKSTILKMLNAAVQPIEDQT
- a CDS encoding type II toxin-antitoxin system HicB family antitoxin, which gives rise to MPTIKQRFTVIIEKEDNGYVSLCPELDIASQGDSIEEAKDNLKEAIELFLELASPPEIKNRLKSEIFITNLEVSIG
- a CDS encoding type II toxin-antitoxin system HicA family toxin produces the protein MGKLRVFSGKEICKILEDNGFIQIRQKGSHIVMQKQIEDSTLTAIVPNHSSVKFGTLMSIIRQSQLPRSLFE
- the fabG gene encoding 3-oxoacyl-ACP reductase FabG; amino-acid sequence: MKGKKVLLTGGTGGLGLGVTPAVLAQGAEVTIPYHHSKDVEHLKDIIPPEDFTRIHFIPANLEEEASVENVISRIGRVDVLIHLVGGFSMGKTHEYSYYSWKREFELNLNTTFLTCKYSLRSMLEHGYGRIVTVSSRAGAEPAGKLAAYSAAKAGVIALTKAIADETKGTNITANTVLPSVIDTPTNQKAMGAENADKWVKPESIAQVICFLVSEAAKDIRGAAIPVYGNV